In a single window of the Pithys albifrons albifrons isolate INPA30051 chromosome 19, PitAlb_v1, whole genome shotgun sequence genome:
- the WBP2 gene encoding WW domain-binding protein 2 isoform X1: MALNKNHSEGGGVIVNNSENVLMTYDHVEITFSDMEPMPEAFKGTKKGSVFLTPYRVIFVSKGKDAMQSFVMPFYLLKDCEIKQPVFGANYIKGTVKAEAGGGWEGSATFKMTFSAGGAIEFGQRMLQVASQVSRGEIPSGAYGYSYMPNGSYAFAPPAANGGYPYPPPPPDFYPGPPGADGDRGYMQLPPPPYPGPMEPPVSGPDLPSTPAAEAKAAEAAASAYYSPGNPHNVYMPTDQPPPPPYFPPEDKKNQ, from the exons aTGGCGCTGAACAAGAATCACTCGGAGGGCGGCGGCGTCATCGTTAACAACAGCGAGAA TGTTTTGATGACCTATGACCACGTGGAAATTACCTTCAGTGATATGGAACCGATGCCAGAGGCCTTCAAAGGGACCAAGAAAGGGAGTGTTTTCCTGACTCCATACAGA GTTATCTTTGTGTCGAAGGGGAAGGATGCCATGCAGTCCTTTGTGATGCCCTTTTACTTGTTGAAGGATTGTGAGATTAAGCAGCCAGTCTTTGGAGCGAATTATATCAAGGGCACAGtgaaggcagaggcaggag GTGGCTGGGAAGGATCTGCCACTTTCAAGATGACCTTTTCAGCTGGGGGTGCAATTGAGTTCGGGCAGAGGATGCTGCAGGTGGCATCACAAG TCTCCAGAGGTGAAATACCCAGTGGAGCTTATGGTTATTCCTACATGCCCAATGGATCCTACGCCTTTGCTCCCCCTGCAGCCAATGGGGGTTATCCataccctcctcctcctcctg ACTTTTATCCTGGTCCTCCTGGGGCGGATGGAGACAGGGGCTACATGCAGCTCCCACCCCCACCATACCCAGGGCCCATGGAACCCCCTGTCAGTGGTCCAGACCTGCCCTCCACTCCTGCAG CTGAAGCAAAGgctgctgaagctgctgccagtgcttaCTACAGCCCAGGCAACCCACACAACGTCTACATGCCCACG gacCAGCCCCCCCCTCCTCCATACTTCCCACCAGAGGACAAGAAAAACCAATAA
- the WBP2 gene encoding WW domain-binding protein 2 isoform X2, protein MTYDHVEITFSDMEPMPEAFKGTKKGSVFLTPYRVIFVSKGKDAMQSFVMPFYLLKDCEIKQPVFGANYIKGTVKAEAGGGWEGSATFKMTFSAGGAIEFGQRMLQVASQVSRGEIPSGAYGYSYMPNGSYAFAPPAANGGYPYPPPPPDFYPGPPGADGDRGYMQLPPPPYPGPMEPPVSGPDLPSTPAAEAKAAEAAASAYYSPGNPHNVYMPTDQPPPPPYFPPEDKKNQ, encoded by the exons ATGACCTATGACCACGTGGAAATTACCTTCAGTGATATGGAACCGATGCCAGAGGCCTTCAAAGGGACCAAGAAAGGGAGTGTTTTCCTGACTCCATACAGA GTTATCTTTGTGTCGAAGGGGAAGGATGCCATGCAGTCCTTTGTGATGCCCTTTTACTTGTTGAAGGATTGTGAGATTAAGCAGCCAGTCTTTGGAGCGAATTATATCAAGGGCACAGtgaaggcagaggcaggag GTGGCTGGGAAGGATCTGCCACTTTCAAGATGACCTTTTCAGCTGGGGGTGCAATTGAGTTCGGGCAGAGGATGCTGCAGGTGGCATCACAAG TCTCCAGAGGTGAAATACCCAGTGGAGCTTATGGTTATTCCTACATGCCCAATGGATCCTACGCCTTTGCTCCCCCTGCAGCCAATGGGGGTTATCCataccctcctcctcctcctg ACTTTTATCCTGGTCCTCCTGGGGCGGATGGAGACAGGGGCTACATGCAGCTCCCACCCCCACCATACCCAGGGCCCATGGAACCCCCTGTCAGTGGTCCAGACCTGCCCTCCACTCCTGCAG CTGAAGCAAAGgctgctgaagctgctgccagtgcttaCTACAGCCCAGGCAACCCACACAACGTCTACATGCCCACG gacCAGCCCCCCCCTCCTCCATACTTCCCACCAGAGGACAAGAAAAACCAATAA
- the TRIM47 gene encoding E3 ubiquitin-protein ligase TRIM47: MDATPGSAPPSSAAALRLALAAPGLPEGPLGCPICLDVLRDPVTVPCGHNFCQGCLQALRQQPGPPDGGGAGGAARCPLCQEPVPASLRLRKNRALCELLPLLAAATGGSSPPSPAAACPMAPGAEEEDAAGEEGAAVLCDVCPPESRVAAARSCLVCLASFCGAHLEPHRRAPAFRAHRLVAPLRRLEEGLCPRHLQPLDGFCRTEQTCVCSRCRAHEHRAHDVVSLEQEREHKEAQQVKFLSDVENELEELAVTIAQAKKMVELIKGAAKKEREKVEKLFAEASEVLATFQKEVTGFIQDGERSMLGEAEADLHWKEERRAKLAQCKQNLESVASTDTIYFLQEFQALKVAMEENLSPAPSFQNELNFTKCTQVVGAVKDVLSTACKNQWNLLQGKGMDGLNYQEREEALAESRFPDKSNNPACLESRDYFLKFAFIIDLDSDTADKFIQLFGTKGAKRVLCPIPYPESPTRFINCEQVLGLNFMNRGNYYWEVELIDGWVSIGVIAEDFDPQEAYNRGRLGRNDRSCCLQWNGQNYVAWFGGFESVIQQPFFQTIGVFLEYSEKALTFYGVKDSKMTCLKQLKVSHSAKGKSDPFQNKINQHFGSLFSWKLKPAFFLESVDAHLQIGPLKRDCVSVLKRR; encoded by the exons ATGGATGCAACACCCGGGAGCGCCCCGCCGTCCTCCGCCGCGGCGTTGCGGTTGGCGCTGGCGGCTCCGGGGCTGCCCGAGGGTCCCCTCGGCTGTCCCATCTGCCTGGACGTGCTGCGGGACCCGGTGACGGTGCCGTGCGGGCACAACTTCTGCCAGGGCTGTCTGCAGGCGCTCCGCCAGCAGCCGGGCCCCCCCgacggcggcggggcgggcggggccgcccgCTGCCCGCTTTGCCAGGAGCCCGTCCCCGCGTCCCTGCGGCTCCGCAAGAACCGCGCCCTCTGCGAGCTCCTGCCGCTGCTGGCGGCCGCCACCGGCGGCTCGTCCCCGCCGTCGCCGGCCGCAGCGTGCCCGATGGCCCCGGGGGCCGAGGAGGAGGATGCCGCGGGGGAAGAAGGGGCGGCGGTGCTGTGCGATGTGTGCCCGCCGGAGTCTCGTGTGGCGGCGGCGCGGTCGTGCCTGGTGTGCCTGGCGTCGTTCTGCGGAGCGCACCTGGAGCCGCACCGGCGCGCCCCCGCCTTCCGCGCCCACCGCCTGGTGGCCCCGCTGCGGCGGCTcgaggaggggctgtgcccccgccacctccagcccctcgACGGCTTCTGCCGCACCGAGCAAACCTGCGTGTGCTCCCGCTGCCGCGCCCACGAGCACCGCGCCCACGACGTGGTGTCCCTCGAGCAGGAGCGAGAGCACAAGGAG GCCCAACAAGTGAAATTCCTCAGCGATGTGGAGAatgagctggaggagctggcagTCACCATCGCACAGGCCAAGAAGATGGTGGAGCTCATTAAG GGTGCTGCcaagaaggagagggaaaaggtggagaAGCTTTTTGCAGAAGCCTCTGAGGTCCTGGCGACCTTCCAGAAGGAGGTGACTGGTTTCATCCAGGACGGGGAGCGCTCCATGCTGGGGGAGGCCGAGGCTGATCTCCACTGGAAGGAGGAGAGACGAGCCAAGCTGGCCCAGTGCAAGCAAAACCTGGAGAGCGTTGCCAGCACTGACACCATCTACTTCCTGCAG GAATTTCAGGCCTTAAAAGTAGCCATGGAAGAAAACCTCTCCCCAGCTCCGAGCTTCCAGAACGAGCTGAACTTCACCAAGTGCACCCAAGTCGTGGGCGCAGTGAAAGATGTGCTGTCCACTGCCTGCAAAAACCAGTGGAACCTCTTGCAGGGGAAAGGAATGGATGGGCTGAACTaccaggagagggaggaag CATTGGCTGAATCCCGATTTCCAGACAAGTCAAACAATCCCGCCTGCCTGGAGAGCCGTGATTATTTCCTGAAAT TTGCCTTCATCATTGACCTGGACAGCGACACAGCTGACAAGTTCATCCAGCTGTTCGGCACCAAAGGGGCCAAGCGGGTGCTGTGCCCCATCCCCTACCCGGAGAGCCCGACCCGGTTCATCAACTGCGAGCAGGTGCTGGGGCTGAACTTCATGAACAGGGGCAACTACTACTGGGAGGTGGAGCTCATCGACGGCTGGGTCAGCATCGGGGTCATCGCCGAGGACTTCGACCCCCAGGAGGCCTATAACCGCGGCCGCCTGGGCCGCAACGACaggtcctgctgcctccagtgGAACGGGCAGAACTACGTGGCCTGGTTTGGGGGCTTCGAGTCCGTCATCCAGCAGCCCTTTTTCCAAACGATTGGGGTCTTCCTGGAGTATTCGGAAAAGGCCTTAACCTTCTACGGAGTCAAGGACTCCAAGATGACCTGCCTGAAGCAGCTCAAGGTCTCCCATTCTGCCAAGGGGAAGTCTGACCCGTTCCAGAACAAGATCAACCAGCACTTTGGCTCTCTTTTTTCGTGGAAGCTGAAACCAGCCTTCTTCCTGGAGAGTGTCGATGCCCACCTGCAGATCGGGCCGCTGAAGAGGGATTGTGTGTCGGTGCTAAAGCGTCGGTAA
- the TRIM65 gene encoding E3 ubiquitin-protein ligase TRIM65 — MASPVSQKLEEKLVCSICLELFSVPVTLPCGHNFCKRCIRDHWHKQERAPAGAETGYTCPECRRGFERCPELEKNVTLGSVVELARERGERGSGTGRCEVAQGALCPQHGRPLELYCQDERRCICCVCTVRQCQRHRRVLFEEERSKKQTFLKETLEKAQEESERIEQAMQELEEQTRSIKESSEELKSGVQSKFAHLRKALEDSQCQMVARIEEKQVVALGRLEENWSLLKDSLDALGQHRERAQSLLACPDHRTFLQEFPLLPPLETPESLVPVKFDVACVIKPSSEILTDISRLLLEELPASLAPKAPSPAGQGPVHLQEPAVKVVTPLPKCQLRAELLKDHRNLTFDPETANKYLELSRGDRKAKHGPSAVCRRQEQGTPFEPWQVLCTQGYGPGHHYWEVKISSHSVILGVTYRGLPRQQQQGHKFNIGMDSGSWGLQVREDCYLAWHKGQAEKIREQLYKNLGVSLDYGKGLLSFYGLGERTQLIHSFHDVFTEPLYPVFWLCEGRVVTLCHRD, encoded by the exons ATGGCGTCTCCCGTCTCGCAGAAGCTGGAGGAGAAGCTGGTGTGCTCCATCTGCCTGGAGCTGTTCAGCGTGCCCGTGACTCTGCCCTGCGGCCACAACTTCTGCAAGCGCTGCATCCGCGACCACTGGCACAAGCAGGAGCGGGCGCCCGCCGGGGCCGAGACGGGCTACACGTGCCCCGAGTGCCGCAGGGGCTTCGAGCGGTGCCCGGAGCTGGAGAAGAACGTCACGCTGGGCAGTGTGGTGGAGCTGGCGCGGGAGAGGGGCGAGCGGGGCTCGGGCACGGGGCGGTGCGAGGTGGCCCAGGGCGCGCTGTGCCCGCAGCACGGGCGCCCGCTGGAGCTGTACTGCCAGGACGAGCGGCGCTGCATCTGCTGCGTCTGCACCGTCCGGCAGTGCCAGAGGCACCGCAGGGTGCTCTTCGAGGAGGAACGATCCAAAAAGCAG ACGTTTTTGAAAGAGACCCTGGAAAAAGCCCAGGAGGAATCCGAGAGGATCGAGCAGGCaatgcaggagctggaggagcaaaCACGCAGCATCAAG GAATCCTCTGAAGAGCTCAAATCTGGGGTTCAGAGCAAATTCGCCCACCTGAGGAAAGCTCTGGAGGATTCCCAGTGTCAGATGGTGGCCAGGATTGAGGAAAAGcaggtggtggcactggggcgGTTGGAGGAGAACTGGAGCCTCCTGAAGGACAGCCTGGATGCCCTtggccagcacagggagagggcTCAGAGCCTGCTGGCCTGCCCTGACCACAGGACTTTCCTCCAG GAGTtccccctgctccctcctctggAGACCCCAGAGTCGCTGGTCCCTGTGAAATTTGATGTGGCGTGTGTGATCAAGCCCAGCTCTGAAATCCTCACTGACATCTCCAGGctcctgctggaggagctgcctgCCTCTCTGGCCCCCAAagcccccagtcctgctggccaAG GCCCAGTGCATCTCCAGGAGCCAGCAGTGAAGGTCGTGACCCCTCTCCCCAAGTGCCAGCTCCGAGCCGAGCTTCTGAAGG ATCACCGCAACCTGACCTTCGATCCCGAGACAGCCAACAAGTACCTGGAGCTGTCGAGAGGTGACCGGAAAGCCAAGCACGGCCCCAGCGCTGTGtgcaggaggcaggagcagggaaccCCCTTCGAGCCCTGGCAGGTGCTGTGCACACAGGGCTATGGTCCTGGTCACCACTACTGGGAGGTGAAGATCTCCAGCCACTCCGTCATCCTGGGGGTGACCTACCGTGGCCTCCcccggcagcagcagcagggccacaAGTTCAACATCGGGATGGACAGCGGGTCGTGGGGGCTGCAGGTGCGGGAGGATTGTTACCTGGCCTGGCACAAGGGCCAGGCAGAGAAAATCCGGGAGCAGCTGTACAAGAACCTGGGGGTCAGCCTGGATTATGGCAAGGGGCTCCTCTCCTTCTATGGCCTCGGGGAGAGGACACAGCTCATCCACTCCTTCCACGATGTCTTCACGGAGCCCCTCTACCCCGTGTTTTGGCTGTGTGAGGGGCGAGTGGTGACGCTGTGCCACAGGGACTGA